A single window of Halobacillus naozhouensis DNA harbors:
- a CDS encoding iron-containing alcohol dehydrogenase yields the protein MEKHAVLHMPQTIIYGRHAFEKVGVEVAAKGRKALIISDKVMDRLGNVNDCRNYLSNEYVESTVYLGVESEPTDTYVTEALDLFSKGNCDIVISLGGGSCIDTAKAVAVLATNGGYIGDYMGGTKIAENKPIPHIAIPTTAGTGSEATDATIITNTTNDVKMMIKQPSFMPVVAIVDPLLSLSSPTHVTSATGIDALSHAIEGYLSKQSHPMTDMIALSAMKLIVENIRMAYKDGENIDAREAMSLGSLQAGMAFSNSSVCLVHGMSRPIGALFHVPHGYSNAMLLPAVLEFSKEASIGRLADLGKIFSADAQNFSNEEAADLAVSSVKKLCLDLNIPNLSGWGIDRQEFESVTSKMAGDALASGSPANNPRVPTQMEIEDLYHICYAYEFATENVR from the coding sequence ATGGAAAAGCATGCTGTTTTGCACATGCCGCAGACGATTATTTATGGTCGTCACGCTTTTGAAAAAGTGGGAGTAGAAGTGGCAGCAAAAGGAAGAAAGGCCCTTATTATTAGTGATAAGGTGATGGATAGACTTGGAAATGTAAACGATTGCCGTAACTATCTATCAAATGAATATGTTGAAAGTACGGTTTATCTAGGGGTTGAATCTGAACCTACCGATACGTATGTCACAGAAGCGTTAGATTTATTTAGTAAGGGAAACTGTGATATCGTAATTTCTCTTGGTGGCGGTAGCTGTATTGATACAGCAAAAGCAGTTGCCGTTTTAGCGACAAATGGTGGCTATATAGGAGATTATATGGGGGGGACTAAAATAGCGGAAAATAAGCCAATTCCGCATATTGCGATCCCTACCACAGCAGGCACGGGTTCTGAAGCCACAGATGCAACGATTATTACGAACACAACAAATGATGTGAAAATGATGATTAAACAGCCATCATTTATGCCCGTTGTGGCTATTGTTGACCCATTACTGTCACTATCATCTCCTACACATGTCACGTCAGCGACAGGAATTGATGCTTTAAGTCACGCCATCGAAGGTTACTTATCTAAACAGTCTCATCCAATGACAGATATGATAGCGCTTTCTGCAATGAAATTAATTGTTGAGAATATTAGGATGGCCTATAAAGATGGTGAAAATATTGATGCAAGAGAAGCGATGTCCTTAGGATCCCTGCAGGCAGGTATGGCTTTTTCAAATTCTTCCGTATGTTTAGTCCATGGAATGTCTCGACCAATTGGGGCCCTTTTTCATGTTCCACACGGTTATTCTAACGCAATGTTGTTGCCGGCTGTATTAGAATTTAGCAAGGAAGCTTCCATTGGTCGATTGGCTGATTTAGGAAAGATTTTTTCAGCAGATGCGCAAAACTTTTCAAATGAAGAGGCGGCGGATCTAGCTGTATCCTCGGTTAAAAAGCTTTGTTTAGACTTAAATATTCCTAATCTTAGTGGGTGGGGTATTGATAGACAAGAGTTTGAGAGCGTTACCAGTAAGATGGCTGGAGATGCATTAGCAAGCGGGAGTCCAGCGAACAATCCAAGAGTCCCTACACAAATGGAAATTGAAGATCTCTACCATATTTGTTATGCGTACGAGTTCGCCACAGAGAATGTGAGATAA
- a CDS encoding ABC transporter ATP-binding protein, translating to MLHVQDLHAYYGESHILHGLSLKVEEGKVAAILGRNGMGKTTTIHSIMGMVARREGVVEVNGHNLISEQSYNISKLGVGLVPQGRRIFPNLTVKENLLTTQTNIKNGWTLEKVFDLFPRIKERQHSMGGNLSGGEQQMLAIGRAILTNPSLLLLDEPSEGLSPLMVGEVSDIIKRLKDEGITMLLVEQNLAMAKKIADHVYILNKGRVVFEGAADTFDEEVQQKHLALSS from the coding sequence ATGCTTCACGTTCAAGACCTTCATGCTTATTATGGGGAAAGCCATATCCTACATGGCCTTTCTTTAAAGGTTGAAGAAGGAAAAGTAGCGGCCATTTTAGGGAGAAATGGCATGGGGAAAACAACAACCATCCATTCGATCATGGGGATGGTGGCCAGGAGAGAAGGGGTTGTTGAAGTAAATGGCCATAACTTAATTTCAGAACAAAGTTATAACATTTCAAAACTTGGTGTCGGGTTAGTCCCACAAGGCAGAAGAATTTTTCCAAATCTTACTGTAAAAGAAAACTTGTTGACCACACAGACTAATATAAAAAACGGCTGGACACTGGAAAAAGTGTTTGATCTGTTTCCGCGAATTAAAGAACGTCAGCATTCGATGGGAGGCAACCTCAGCGGGGGAGAACAGCAAATGCTTGCGATCGGCCGAGCGATTTTGACCAATCCGAGTTTACTCCTGCTTGATGAACCATCGGAAGGGCTGTCACCGCTAATGGTCGGGGAAGTTAGTGACATTATTAAGCGGCTCAAGGACGAGGGGATCACGATGCTGCTCGTGGAGCAAAATTTGGCGATGGCTAAGAAAATCGCTGATCATGTCTATATTTTAAATAAAGGCAGGGTCGTATTTGAAGGGGCTGCGGATACGTTTGACGAGGAAGTTCAACAGAAGCATCTTGCGCTAAGTTCTTAG
- a CDS encoding 3-hydroxyacyl-CoA dehydrogenase family protein: MERIAVIGCGTMGHSIALNAAWTGFDVKLHGLNDAVLSQAWRSMMAKADALLRHNMFDSDELENLRNRIITTTSIKQVVEDATFVIEAIPENIELKKELFNEVDNLCNPQVVLASNTSGLSPTDIASDMFNPERFIATHFWNPAHLIPLVEVVPGEKTNESTIGRSMKLMVQMNKKPIKVNKDVPGFVGNRLQYALFREAQHLLEEGIASTEDIDAAVTYSIGRRLPKTGPFMTADMGGLDVFSAISNYLFNDLSKADSSLPTISHLVEEGSLGTKSGKGFYQWGSSFFEKINGEREKELIHFLKQDLDNG; the protein is encoded by the coding sequence ATGGAAAGAATTGCGGTGATCGGTTGTGGAACAATGGGGCACTCCATTGCTTTAAACGCAGCTTGGACTGGTTTTGACGTAAAGCTGCATGGGCTGAATGACGCTGTGTTAAGTCAGGCCTGGAGAAGCATGATGGCTAAAGCAGATGCCCTTTTAAGACATAATATGTTCGATAGTGATGAGTTGGAGAATTTGAGGAATCGAATAATTACTACCACGTCTATTAAGCAAGTGGTGGAGGATGCAACCTTTGTTATTGAAGCCATTCCAGAGAATATCGAGTTAAAAAAGGAATTATTCAACGAGGTCGACAATCTGTGTAATCCTCAGGTCGTTCTTGCGAGCAATACGTCGGGACTTAGTCCGACAGACATTGCTTCTGACATGTTTAATCCAGAGCGATTCATTGCTACACACTTTTGGAATCCTGCTCACCTCATACCGCTCGTGGAGGTCGTCCCCGGTGAAAAAACCAATGAAAGTACCATAGGTCGTTCTATGAAACTAATGGTTCAAATGAATAAAAAGCCAATCAAAGTGAATAAAGATGTTCCAGGTTTTGTAGGTAATCGCCTACAATACGCGCTTTTTCGCGAGGCGCAACATTTATTGGAAGAGGGAATTGCCTCGACAGAAGATATTGATGCTGCAGTCACTTATAGCATTGGAAGAAGGTTGCCTAAGACAGGTCCATTTATGACGGCTGATATGGGAGGGCTTGACGTCTTCTCTGCCATTTCAAACTACTTGTTTAATGATCTGAGTAAAGCAGATTCTTCTCTACCAACGATAAGTCATTTAGTAGAGGAAGGCAGTCTAGGCACGAAATCTGGAAAAGGTTTTTATCAATGGGGTTCATCTTTTTTTGAAAAAATCAATGGGGAAAGAGAGAAAGAACTTATTCATTTCTTGAAGCAGGATTTAGATAATGGTTAA
- a CDS encoding SDR family NAD(P)-dependent oxidoreductase, with protein sequence MKYFPDLENKSVVVTGGSKGIGKSIALAFAEHGSKVLIVGRNETDLLQTVNELKQHNPDCSYISADLTNVDEIRQMIDQAVSRMGSLDVLVNNAGVNITKPALEITEENWDQVLDINLKASFFCSQKAAEYMVPNGEGKIINIASQMAFVGYWNRASYCSSKGGMVQLTKALAVEWAEHHVNVNAVAPTFIETELTEKMFEDKAFEKDVYSRIPLGKLADPKDVAGAVLYLSSNVSKFITGDTIKVDGGWTAI encoded by the coding sequence GTGAAATATTTTCCAGACCTTGAAAATAAGTCAGTTGTGGTGACAGGAGGAAGTAAGGGTATTGGAAAAAGTATTGCCCTAGCTTTCGCTGAACATGGCTCAAAGGTATTGATTGTCGGGAGGAATGAAACAGATCTTTTGCAAACGGTGAATGAATTGAAGCAGCACAATCCAGATTGTTCCTATATTTCAGCCGATTTAACGAATGTGGATGAAATCCGTCAAATGATCGATCAAGCTGTAAGTAGGATGGGCTCACTAGATGTGTTAGTGAATAACGCTGGGGTCAACATTACGAAGCCTGCCCTCGAAATAACAGAGGAGAATTGGGATCAAGTGCTCGATATTAACTTGAAAGCATCTTTTTTTTGCAGCCAAAAAGCTGCAGAATACATGGTTCCTAATGGAGAGGGAAAGATCATTAATATTGCTTCACAAATGGCGTTTGTAGGCTATTGGAATCGTGCCTCTTACTGTTCAAGTAAAGGCGGGATGGTTCAGCTAACGAAAGCACTCGCAGTTGAATGGGCTGAACATCATGTGAACGTAAACGCGGTCGCCCCAACGTTTATAGAGACAGAGCTTACAGAAAAAATGTTTGAAGATAAAGCTTTTGAAAAGGACGTCTACAGTAGAATTCCATTAGGGAAGCTAGCTGATCCTAAGGATGTAGCTGGTGCAGTATTGTACCTTTCTTCAAATGTAAGTAAATTTATTACAGGAGATACTATTAAAGTAGATGGTGGCTGGACAGCCATTTAA
- a CDS encoding GntP family permease, with protein MDLIGMLGLIASLVLLVYLTMKGINIIIAAILSSIVVAVTGGLNLGTALMDNYMTGFTDYFASWFLVFLLGAIFGKLMQETKSAESIANWIKRTLGAKRAVFAVVAAAAIMTYGGVSLFVVGFAVYPIALSLFRAANLPHRFIPAALVFGSISFTMTAPGSPEIQNIIPTEFFGTTPTAGGFIGVLSALLIMVSGGVWLGRMVKNAVERGETFSGSLPAENELASSLAVKEEQVLETTKDLPNVILAFLPLVSVIALLNTLSIFIDPTSSLLIALTTGIFLACILMNKYLKRFWEALGTGTQNSLVALANTCAVVGFGSVAAQVSAFNSVVDAVVGMPGPPLLGLAIGVTVVCGITGSASGGLGIALPILAPIYLSQGVDPGAMHRISALASGGIDSLPHNGYVVTTIRAICGETHKRAYAPIFKLSVVVPVAVLFVAVVLYFIF; from the coding sequence ATGGATCTCATCGGAATGCTTGGATTAATTGCATCGTTAGTATTACTGGTCTACCTTACGATGAAAGGTATAAACATTATTATTGCAGCAATCTTAAGTTCAATTGTAGTGGCTGTGACGGGTGGTTTGAACCTAGGAACTGCGCTAATGGATAATTATATGACCGGTTTTACTGATTATTTTGCTTCATGGTTCCTAGTATTTTTACTTGGTGCGATTTTTGGAAAACTAATGCAGGAAACAAAGTCAGCTGAAAGTATTGCCAACTGGATCAAGCGTACATTGGGGGCGAAGCGTGCCGTATTTGCAGTTGTAGCGGCGGCAGCTATTATGACCTATGGTGGAGTTAGTTTATTTGTAGTTGGTTTCGCTGTCTACCCGATAGCTCTTTCCTTGTTTCGGGCAGCGAATTTACCACACAGATTTATACCTGCTGCCCTGGTATTTGGGTCGATCTCTTTTACCATGACTGCCCCAGGCTCTCCTGAAATTCAAAATATCATCCCAACCGAATTCTTTGGGACAACACCTACAGCTGGTGGATTTATTGGGGTGCTGAGTGCACTTCTCATTATGGTTTCCGGGGGTGTTTGGCTTGGAAGAATGGTGAAAAATGCGGTGGAAAGAGGAGAAACTTTCTCTGGATCTTTGCCAGCAGAAAATGAATTAGCATCAAGCCTAGCTGTTAAAGAAGAACAGGTGCTGGAAACAACAAAGGATTTACCTAATGTAATTCTAGCGTTTTTGCCCCTTGTGAGTGTCATTGCCTTGTTAAATACACTCTCTATATTTATCGATCCCACATCTTCCTTGTTAATTGCATTGACAACAGGGATATTCTTAGCCTGTATTTTAATGAATAAATACCTTAAACGGTTTTGGGAAGCTCTTGGAACAGGCACTCAAAATTCACTAGTTGCGCTTGCTAACACATGTGCTGTAGTAGGTTTTGGTAGTGTGGCAGCACAAGTATCGGCATTTAATAGTGTTGTCGATGCCGTAGTAGGGATGCCCGGCCCACCTTTGCTAGGGTTAGCTATTGGGGTAACGGTTGTTTGTGGCATCACAGGGTCCGCCTCAGGAGGGTTGGGCATTGCCCTGCCGATTCTAGCACCTATTTATCTTAGTCAGGGAGTAGATCCAGGGGCTATGCACAGGATCTCTGCGTTGGCTTCTGGTGGAATCGATTCACTTCCCCATAACGGCTATGTCGTGACAACAATTCGTGCCATTTGTGGAGAAACGCATAAAAGAGCCTATGCACCTATCTTTAAGTTAAGTGTCGTTGTACCCGTCGCTGTATTGTTTGTAGCGGTAGTCTTGTATTTTATTTTTTAA
- a CDS encoding sigma-54-dependent Fis family transcriptional regulator: protein MTQEFIRSSERTVQKEEMFKIKRWMVQNHSYIEIDQTIREAAHLLDHLDVDYIPVLSEGMKPVGVVTEKAMLTSLLRGEGEKSVITTISKKNFAIVRSDDSLLDMYTLPFNYFTVVDDQNRLVGMVSGTEILKGLSWHAKEIHQSEHSAETLNVILESAYEGVVVVDGGGVIREFNEAYSRFTGIDQKGAIGRHVQQVIDNTNLHNTVKTGIPERGAVQYIQGQAMIVHRIPIWKNDRVVGAIGMLIFEGVTELYRIYERFQENMIQHTAEQTTLPTRGKQNNKVTLDQIIGVSPSTSNTKRMARKVAKTTVTVLITGESGTGKEMYAKGIHHLSPFSEGPFISVNCGGIPEHLFESELFGYEEGAFTGARKGGKPGKFDLAQNGTLFLDEIGEMPLMMQTKLLRVLQDKEFEPVGGLRKVQMDTRIITATNRNLEKMVEAGEFREDLFYRLNVIELPVAPLRQRTEDIPQMISHYLYVICNKYQVAVKTMTSEAVAACLHYGWPGNIRELVNTIEKLVVMVDGDTIDRFDLPASVINKEGNEQSNGKMMIISDVKTLEHEKEKELIQRVLKDTKGNKSKAADELGIHRTTLYQKIKKYRLSD from the coding sequence ATGACCCAGGAGTTCATCCGAAGCTCAGAGAGAACGGTACAAAAAGAAGAGATGTTTAAGATTAAAAGATGGATGGTGCAGAACCATTCCTATATTGAAATAGATCAAACGATAAGGGAAGCAGCACATCTATTGGATCATTTAGATGTAGATTATATCCCAGTTCTGAGTGAGGGAATGAAACCGGTTGGTGTGGTTACGGAAAAGGCGATGTTAACAAGTTTATTGCGTGGAGAAGGAGAGAAATCTGTCATAACCACTATCTCGAAAAAGAATTTTGCTATCGTTCGTTCAGATGACTCTCTATTAGATATGTACACCTTGCCCTTTAACTATTTCACTGTCGTTGATGATCAGAATAGGTTAGTCGGAATGGTTTCCGGAACTGAAATTTTGAAAGGGCTTTCCTGGCATGCTAAAGAAATTCATCAATCGGAACACTCCGCCGAAACTTTAAATGTTATTTTGGAGAGTGCTTATGAAGGTGTTGTGGTGGTGGATGGAGGTGGCGTTATAAGGGAGTTTAATGAAGCATACAGCCGTTTTACGGGTATTGACCAAAAAGGAGCGATTGGCAGGCATGTGCAGCAGGTCATCGACAACACGAATTTGCATAATACAGTAAAAACAGGCATACCTGAACGAGGGGCTGTACAGTATATACAAGGGCAGGCTATGATTGTTCATCGTATCCCTATCTGGAAAAATGATCGAGTGGTCGGAGCGATCGGCATGCTCATTTTCGAAGGGGTAACGGAGTTATATCGAATTTATGAGAGATTTCAAGAAAATATGATTCAACATACAGCTGAACAGACTACTCTTCCTACTAGAGGCAAACAAAATAACAAAGTTACACTGGATCAAATCATTGGGGTTAGTCCAAGTACTTCAAATACAAAACGTATGGCCAGAAAAGTTGCTAAAACCACGGTCACCGTTTTAATTACAGGTGAAAGCGGCACGGGTAAAGAAATGTATGCTAAAGGCATCCATCACTTAAGTCCTTTCTCGGAGGGGCCGTTTATTAGTGTGAACTGCGGGGGTATTCCTGAACATTTATTTGAATCCGAATTGTTCGGATATGAAGAAGGAGCCTTTACCGGGGCTAGAAAGGGTGGTAAGCCAGGTAAATTTGACTTAGCTCAAAACGGGACATTGTTCCTGGATGAGATTGGCGAGATGCCCCTAATGATGCAGACCAAGTTATTGCGGGTTTTGCAGGATAAGGAATTTGAACCTGTCGGAGGTCTCCGGAAGGTTCAAATGGATACAAGAATAATTACTGCGACAAACCGTAATTTAGAAAAGATGGTGGAAGCGGGAGAGTTTCGAGAAGATCTTTTCTATCGACTAAATGTTATCGAATTGCCAGTTGCACCGCTTCGTCAGCGGACAGAAGATATCCCCCAAATGATTTCCCATTATCTATATGTGATTTGCAATAAGTATCAAGTGGCAGTAAAAACAATGACTTCAGAAGCAGTGGCCGCATGTCTTCATTATGGGTGGCCTGGGAATATAAGGGAGTTAGTGAACACCATTGAAAAACTTGTCGTCATGGTCGATGGAGATACCATTGATAGGTTCGATTTACCTGCGTCTGTAATTAATAAAGAGGGAAACGAGCAGTCAAATGGAAAGATGATGATTATTAGTGATGTGAAAACACTAGAACATGAGAAAGAAAAAGAACTCATTCAAAGGGTATTAAAGGATACAAAGGGGAATAAGTCAAAGGCTGCAGATGAACTGGGCATCCACCGAACCACATTATATCAAAAGATCAAGAAATATCGGTTATCCGATTGA
- a CDS encoding ABC transporter ATP-binding protein: MTILKVDAVNKSFGGLEILKEVSFNVNQGERIGVIGPNGAGKTTFFNLLTGDLSPSKGTIYFNGSNITKEPNYRRARRGIVRTFQKNNLLDELSILDNLLLVLQRKHGLKYTWFRIRKEKYYAKLYSEAEELLDTWGLYKRRHVNVKNLSYGEQRQIEIMLGIATDPSILLLDEPTAGMSQSETDYIVNLLTKLPEELTLMIIEHDLDIIFGLAERMIVLHDGHVLIDDSPEIVRDHPQVNEIYMGSEEIV; this comes from the coding sequence GTGACCATACTAAAGGTAGACGCGGTCAATAAGAGCTTCGGCGGTCTTGAAATTTTAAAAGAGGTGTCGTTTAACGTCAATCAGGGAGAACGGATTGGCGTTATCGGACCGAATGGGGCAGGTAAAACTACGTTCTTCAACTTGCTGACTGGAGATTTGAGTCCGTCAAAAGGCACCATCTACTTTAATGGAAGCAATATTACAAAGGAACCGAACTATAGACGGGCACGACGGGGGATAGTGAGGACATTTCAAAAGAACAATTTACTTGATGAGCTATCCATTCTAGACAACCTGTTACTAGTCCTGCAGCGAAAACACGGATTAAAATATACGTGGTTTAGAATCCGTAAAGAAAAATATTATGCGAAACTTTACAGCGAGGCGGAAGAGCTGCTTGATACCTGGGGGCTCTATAAGCGGCGCCATGTTAATGTGAAAAATCTCTCTTACGGGGAACAGAGGCAAATTGAAATCATGCTAGGTATCGCCACAGACCCTTCCATCCTTCTATTAGATGAACCAACAGCAGGTATGTCCCAGTCGGAAACGGACTATATCGTCAATTTATTAACAAAACTACCCGAAGAATTAACCTTAATGATCATCGAACACGATTTAGATATCATATTTGGCCTGGCTGAACGAATGATTGTCCTGCACGACGGGCACGTGCTGATTGATGACAGCCCAGAGATCGTACGTGATCATCCACAGGTAAACGAAATTTACATGGGAAGTGAGGAGATAGTCTGA
- a CDS encoding CoA-acylating methylmalonate-semialdehyde dehydrogenase yields the protein MSKIKVKILQNYIDGEWVDAKTDQTESLYNPATGEVIAEVPISSDEDVDDAVKLADEAFKSWKEVPVPKRARIMFKFQQLLVEHWDELAEIITIENGKSFKEAQGEVQRGIENVEFAAGAPSLMMGEQLPSIAAGLESGVYRYPIGVVGGITPFNFPMMVPAWMFPMAIVTGNTFVLKPSERTPLLANRLGELLEKAGLPKGVFNIVHGAHDVVNGLLDHKDVAAISFVGSQPVAEYVYKRGTDNLKRVQALAGAKNHSIVLKDANIDNATTQILNAAFGSAGERCMAASVVAVEDSVADEFIESLTQKTNDVKIGNGLDEGVFLGPVIRDNHKERTLQYIETGEKEGAKLVRDGRNDEDAQREGYFVGPTIFDNVTTEMKIWKDEIFAPVLSIARVNDLDDAVELTNQSRFANGACLFTNDGGSVRQFRETIDAGMLGVNIGVPAPMAFFPFSGWKDSFYGDLHANGKDGIEFYTRKKVLTTRWV from the coding sequence ATGAGTAAGATAAAGGTTAAAATACTTCAAAATTATATTGACGGGGAATGGGTAGACGCAAAGACAGATCAAACAGAATCATTATATAATCCGGCAACAGGAGAAGTGATTGCAGAAGTTCCGATTTCAAGCGATGAAGATGTGGATGATGCAGTAAAATTAGCGGACGAAGCATTTAAAAGTTGGAAAGAGGTCCCGGTGCCTAAACGTGCTCGCATAATGTTTAAGTTTCAACAATTACTTGTTGAACATTGGGATGAGCTGGCAGAAATCATAACGATTGAAAATGGGAAAAGTTTCAAGGAAGCACAAGGAGAAGTACAACGTGGAATTGAAAACGTTGAATTTGCCGCGGGGGCCCCGAGCCTTATGATGGGTGAACAGTTGCCATCGATTGCAGCTGGCCTTGAGTCTGGTGTGTATCGCTACCCAATCGGGGTTGTGGGCGGAATCACTCCATTTAACTTTCCGATGATGGTGCCTGCTTGGATGTTCCCAATGGCCATTGTTACAGGGAATACGTTCGTCCTAAAACCATCTGAGCGCACACCATTATTGGCCAATCGTTTGGGAGAATTACTTGAAAAAGCTGGCTTGCCAAAAGGCGTATTCAATATCGTACATGGTGCACACGATGTGGTGAACGGGTTATTAGACCATAAAGATGTAGCAGCTATTTCATTCGTGGGTTCTCAACCTGTAGCTGAATACGTATACAAGCGCGGTACAGACAATCTGAAACGTGTTCAAGCGCTTGCCGGAGCTAAAAACCACTCAATTGTGCTAAAAGATGCGAACATCGACAATGCGACAACTCAAATTCTTAACGCCGCATTCGGTTCTGCTGGAGAACGGTGTATGGCAGCTTCTGTTGTAGCCGTGGAAGACTCCGTTGCCGATGAATTTATTGAATCACTTACACAAAAAACTAATGATGTGAAGATTGGAAACGGATTGGATGAAGGTGTGTTTCTTGGCCCGGTTATCCGTGATAATCATAAAGAAAGAACTCTTCAATATATTGAAACTGGGGAAAAAGAGGGGGCTAAACTTGTTCGTGACGGCCGTAATGATGAAGACGCACAACGAGAAGGTTATTTTGTAGGGCCTACCATTTTTGACAATGTAACCACAGAAATGAAAATCTGGAAGGATGAAATCTTCGCTCCGGTGCTATCCATAGCACGCGTAAATGACCTTGACGATGCGGTTGAACTAACTAATCAATCTCGCTTTGCCAACGGTGCATGTCTGTTCACAAATGATGGAGGCAGTGTACGTCAATTTCGTGAAACCATTGATGCAGGGATGTTAGGTGTGAACATAGGTGTCCCAGCTCCGATGGCTTTCTTCCCATTCTCTGGCTGGAAGGATTCCTTCTATGGGGACCTTCACGCCAACGGAAAAGATGGGATTGAATTCTATACACGTAAGAAGGTTCTTACTACTCGCTGGGTGTAA
- the hisD gene encoding histidinol dehydrogenase has translation MAKFLKKGKSEQELQETSTKVQEAVSGIIKDIEANGDKAVRELSIKFDKWSPETFRLTDEQIKEVVDSVDESVKEDIKFAQEQIRFFAQKQRESMKDIEVETIPGVTLGHKNIPVNSVGCYIPGGRYPMVASSHMSILTAKVAGVKRVIACTPPINGEIPAATVTAMYLAGADEIHILGGVQAMTAMAVGTETIDPVDMIVGPGNAFVAEAKRQLFGKVGIDLLAGPTETLVIADETADGEMIATDLLGQGEHGPTSPGALITTSEKIVEDTISEIERQLKILPTADVAKVSWEDNGTIILVDSLEEAVVEADKLAYEHVEILTEDPDYFLKNMTNYGALFLGPETNVAYGDKVIGTNHTLPTQKAANYTGGLWVGKYIKTVTYQKATPEASVKIGEYAERLCELEGFMGHKEQASLRVRRYKK, from the coding sequence ATGGCAAAGTTCTTAAAAAAAGGGAAAAGTGAACAGGAGCTACAAGAAACAAGTACGAAGGTACAAGAGGCAGTAAGTGGGATTATCAAAGACATTGAAGCAAATGGTGACAAGGCTGTCCGTGAATTGTCTATAAAATTCGACAAGTGGTCTCCTGAAACCTTCCGTTTAACGGATGAACAAATTAAAGAAGTGGTTGATTCAGTGGATGAGTCAGTTAAAGAGGATATTAAGTTTGCGCAAGAACAAATTCGGTTTTTTGCCCAAAAACAGAGGGAGTCTATGAAAGATATTGAGGTAGAAACCATCCCTGGTGTTACCCTGGGTCATAAAAATATCCCTGTAAACAGTGTCGGTTGCTACATTCCTGGAGGCCGCTATCCGATGGTTGCTTCCTCCCACATGAGTATCTTAACGGCTAAAGTGGCAGGTGTTAAGAGAGTGATCGCATGTACACCGCCAATCAATGGTGAGATTCCAGCAGCGACTGTGACGGCGATGTATTTAGCGGGTGCTGATGAGATTCACATTTTAGGCGGAGTGCAAGCGATGACCGCCATGGCCGTAGGAACGGAAACGATTGATCCTGTTGATATGATTGTCGGACCTGGTAACGCGTTCGTAGCTGAAGCAAAACGTCAATTGTTTGGAAAGGTTGGAATTGACTTATTAGCGGGTCCAACGGAAACATTGGTGATTGCTGACGAAACAGCTGACGGGGAAATGATTGCAACAGATCTTCTTGGCCAGGGTGAACATGGCCCAACTTCTCCTGGAGCTTTAATCACAACCTCTGAGAAGATCGTGGAAGACACAATAAGTGAGATTGAACGTCAATTAAAAATTCTTCCTACAGCTGATGTGGCAAAGGTTTCCTGGGAAGACAACGGAACCATTATCTTAGTGGACAGCCTGGAGGAAGCTGTGGTTGAAGCTGACAAGCTAGCTTATGAACACGTTGAGATTTTAACAGAAGATCCAGATTACTTCCTGAAAAATATGACGAACTACGGAGCGCTTTTCCTTGGACCTGAAACAAACGTGGCTTATGGGGACAAAGTAATTGGAACAAACCATACGTTACCAACCCAAAAAGCGGCGAACTACACAGGTGGCTTATGGGTCGGTAAATACATTAAAACCGTTACCTACCAGAAAGCTACTCCGGAAGCCAGCGTGAAAATTGGAGAATATGCTGAACGCCTCTGTGAGCTTGAAGGATTTATGGGGCATAAGGAACAAGCTTCACTTCGTGTGAGACGCTATAAAAAGTAG